The DNA sequence AGAACTCCATCAATTGCTTCGATTAAGATCTCCTTTTGTTTTGCAGTGAGATCTAAAGATTCTATGAGTTTGTTTACATGAGTTTGTCCATTAGAGGCAGAATAAGTCCGAACCAAATCTTCCTTTTCTTTGAATACATTTTTAACAAATTCTTCTGGATTCATGTTATGCGGGATTGCTGGTAACTAGGTACTAAACCCAATATACCACTTTACCCCACAAAATAATCCCAAAATCAGATATATATAGATTTCTTAGAATGAAGGATATTGTGTGCATTGGGGTATCTGTTTGATTGTTAGGAATTTCGTTCCGCGAATCCCTACCGATCCATCTCTAAATGTATCCACAAATGCCCCGCCTTCATGTCGCTAAACGCTTACTTACGTAAATAAACGTTTAACGACGTTTCGGCTTTTGAAGGACCTGTTTCAGTTGAAGGGTTGGGAGGGAGGGTAGGGCTTTGAGGTCAACGTTCAAGGCGCGGTTGACACACTTTTCTGAACATTCCCGATTTATTTCCAATTAATTACGATTTCTCTTTTTTTAGTCTAATCATCAATGGGTCAATTGTTTTCCATGAACTCATTCTACTCGGATATTCTTGTCCCGTTTTAAGGTCGTACTGAAGTACTCCCCATCCTTCAGACCATCATTTCTCCTACTAAATGGCGGCCTTTGCCGTTGTATAACAAGCAAAAGCAACAACCCCCGGAATACGAATGCAATTCGTTTTCCGGGGGGAATGGATAGCTTGGGGATTTTTATCTATTTCGATCTAGCCATGCTTTTGTGACTTGATCAAGGTTTTGCCCTTCCCGGGAGACCTTATAATCCAATTCTGCGACTATTTCGTTGGAGAAACGAAGGTTGTCCAGGGTCTCGATTTGCTCTTCCGAGAACCAATCCTTTCGGTCTTCACGCAGAAGTAAAACGGCGCGATCGACAATTCCCAATAATCCCTTCGGGTCCTTTACCTCCCGAATCTTGTACTTGTAATGTAGAAATTGTGGTTTCCATAAGGGAATTACCACCCACTCATTTTTTTCTACTGCTTGCTCAAAGGCAGAGAAACAGCTCTCCTCGCTTCCGGGAAAAAACTGATAACCAGCATTGCTCAAGCCATACTCCTCCATCATCTTAATTGAAAAACGAGTGATGCCAGCTCCGGGATTGATTCCATGTATCTCCTTAATCATCCTGCTCAAAACTTCTGGTTTCAATAGGTCGGAAACCTCCTCGATATCAGATACAGGTACATAATCGGGTACCCCCCAGAGTGCATAAGGTTCGTAATGTAGGCCTAGCTCAAGTAGGGGTACATCTTTTTCTACCTCCGCTTTGTAACCACCATGACTAGAAGGCAACCATGCTGAAGACAACATATCGACTTCACCTGCGTGAAGCTTTCTAAAATTTTCTTCGTGGTGGGAATA is a window from the Pontibacter sp. G13 genome containing:
- a CDS encoding glycine betaine ABC transporter substrate-binding protein produces the protein MANTIKLGVTDLSFHHLTASLVTNVLQDLGFQVERTYSHHEENFRKLHAGEVDMLSSAWLPSSHGGYKAEVEKDVPLLELGLHYEPYALWGVPDYVPVSDIEEVSDLLKPEVLSRMIKEIHGINPGAGITRFSIKMMEEYGLSNAGYQFFPGSEESCFSAFEQAVEKNEWVVIPLWKPQFLHYKYKIREVKDPKGLLGIVDRAVLLLREDRKDWFSEEQIETLDNLRFSNEIVAELDYKVSREGQNLDQVTKAWLDRNR